Proteins encoded in a region of the Rutidosis leptorrhynchoides isolate AG116_Rl617_1_P2 chromosome 9, CSIRO_AGI_Rlap_v1, whole genome shotgun sequence genome:
- the LOC139867642 gene encoding UDP-arabinopyranose mutase 1-like isoform X2: protein MAASSFPLKDELDIVIPTIRNLDFLEMWRPFFQPYHLIIVQDGDPSKTIKVPDGFDYELYNRNDINKILGPKASCISFKDSACRCFGYMVSKKKYIFTIDDDCFVAKDPTGKDIDALRQHINNLLHPATPYFFNTLYDPFSEGADFVRGYPFSLREGVPTAVSHGLWLNIPDYDAPTQLVKPRERNTRYVDAVMTLPKGVLFPMCGMNLAFDRTLIGPAMYFGLMGDGQPIGRYDDMWAGWCVKVICDHLGLGIKTGLPYIWHSKASNPFVNLKKEYKGIFWQEEMIPFFQDAILPKECTTVQSCYKELAKQVKDKLGKIDPYFVKLADAMVTWIDAWDELNPPRKKQQADGRPPRHK, encoded by the exons ATGGCTGCTTCATCATTCCCTTTGAAAGATGAACTCGATATCGTTATACCCACGATTCGAAACCTCGATTTTCTTGAAATGTGGAGGCCATTTTTTCAACCATATCATCTAATCATTGTTCAAGATGGTGATCCATCTAAGACAATTAAGGTCCCTGATGGATTTGATTACGAGCTTTATAATCGTAACGATATTAATAAAATTCTAGGTCCGAAAGCTTCTTGTATTTCGTTCAAGGATTCCGCTTGCCGTTGCTTTGGTTACATGGTTTCCAAGAAGAAATATATCTTCACAATTGATGATGATTGCTTT GTTGCCAAGGACCCAACAGGGAAGGACATAGACGCACTTCGACAGCACATCAATAACCTCCTTCACCCTGCGACACCTTATTTCTTCAACACACTCTATGACCCTTTCTCCGAAGGTGCAGATTTTGTCCGTGGCTACCCTTTTAGTCTCCGTGAGGGTGTTCCAACCGCCGTGTCTCATGGTCTTTGGCTTAATATCCCGGACTACGATGCACCAACACAACTAGTCAAGCCTCGAGAGAGAAACACAAG GTATGTTGATGCAGTCATGACGCTTCCAAAGGGCGTTTTGTTCCCGATGTGTGGAATGAACTTGGCGTTCGATCGAACACTCATTGGTCCAGCTATGTATTTCGGCCTCATGGGTGACGGTCAACCCATTGGACGCTACGACGACATGTGGGCTGGCTGGTGTGTCAAG GTGATATGTGACCACTTAGGGCTCGGGATCAAAACCGGATTGCCATATATTTGGCATAGTAAAGCGAGCAACCCGTTCGTGAACCTTAAAAAGGAATACAAAGGCATATTTTGGCAAGAAGAGATGATCCCATTTTTTCAAGATGCAATTCTTCCAAAAGAGTGCACCACAGTACAATCTTGTTACAAAGAATTGGCGAAACAAGTGAAAGATAAGCTCGGGAAAATTGACCCGTACTTTGTTAAGCTTGCTGACGCTATGGTTACATGGATCGATGCTTGGGACGAGCTCAACCCACCG
- the LOC139867642 gene encoding UDP-arabinopyranose mutase 1-like isoform X1: protein MAASSFPLKDELDIVIPTIRNLDFLEMWRPFFQPYHLIIVQDGDPSKTIKVPDGFDYELYNRNDINKILGPKASCISFKDSACRCFGYMVSKKKYIFTIDDDCFVAKDPTGKDIDALRQHINNLLHPATPYFFNTLYDPFSEGADFVRGYPFSLREGVPTAVSHGLWLNIPDYDAPTQLVKPRERNTRYVDAVMTLPKGVLFPMCGMNLAFDRTLIGPAMYFGLMGDGQPIGRYDDMWAGWCVKVICDHLGLGIKTGLPYIWHSKASNPFVNLKKEYKGIFWQEEMIPFFQDAILPKECTTVQSCYKELAKQVKDKLGKIDPYFVKLADAMVTWIDAWDELNPPAKATIAK from the exons ATGGCTGCTTCATCATTCCCTTTGAAAGATGAACTCGATATCGTTATACCCACGATTCGAAACCTCGATTTTCTTGAAATGTGGAGGCCATTTTTTCAACCATATCATCTAATCATTGTTCAAGATGGTGATCCATCTAAGACAATTAAGGTCCCTGATGGATTTGATTACGAGCTTTATAATCGTAACGATATTAATAAAATTCTAGGTCCGAAAGCTTCTTGTATTTCGTTCAAGGATTCCGCTTGCCGTTGCTTTGGTTACATGGTTTCCAAGAAGAAATATATCTTCACAATTGATGATGATTGCTTT GTTGCCAAGGACCCAACAGGGAAGGACATAGACGCACTTCGACAGCACATCAATAACCTCCTTCACCCTGCGACACCTTATTTCTTCAACACACTCTATGACCCTTTCTCCGAAGGTGCAGATTTTGTCCGTGGCTACCCTTTTAGTCTCCGTGAGGGTGTTCCAACCGCCGTGTCTCATGGTCTTTGGCTTAATATCCCGGACTACGATGCACCAACACAACTAGTCAAGCCTCGAGAGAGAAACACAAG GTATGTTGATGCAGTCATGACGCTTCCAAAGGGCGTTTTGTTCCCGATGTGTGGAATGAACTTGGCGTTCGATCGAACACTCATTGGTCCAGCTATGTATTTCGGCCTCATGGGTGACGGTCAACCCATTGGACGCTACGACGACATGTGGGCTGGCTGGTGTGTCAAG GTGATATGTGACCACTTAGGGCTCGGGATCAAAACCGGATTGCCATATATTTGGCATAGTAAAGCGAGCAACCCGTTCGTGAACCTTAAAAAGGAATACAAAGGCATATTTTGGCAAGAAGAGATGATCCCATTTTTTCAAGATGCAATTCTTCCAAAAGAGTGCACCACAGTACAATCTTGTTACAAAGAATTGGCGAAACAAGTGAAAGATAAGCTCGGGAAAATTGACCCGTACTTTGTTAAGCTTGCTGACGCTATGGTTACATGGATCGATGCTTGGGACGAGCTCAACCCACCGGCTAAGGCAACTATTGCAAAGTAA